Proteins from one Phalacrocorax aristotelis unplaced genomic scaffold, bGulAri2.1 scaffold_216, whole genome shotgun sequence genomic window:
- the LOC142051172 gene encoding uncharacterized protein LOC142051172 isoform X2, translated as MQRRRRRGLSTLGGTGQGLERGRPLASDSEDDEPHWRPPLRDAASPRVVPESDSEETDVCPDVRGPRKRRHTPAPGHRPGMASPCPDLDGRGPKKRCFGPQTAPDPDVGRKMAIPDVPPPNHSLNPQKVVNPDVKCLQGSNLTLDVETDVKVPPETALFHPNCHRVALEVSSNPDVEERAPNPDVGGANNKSQMLVVDSDTDVEEAEDLPDVGRPEIRRTAPNMQKNPGVEMEPPNPDVGGPENGCWRLGDSDTDVETEKNSAVEGPKNERRALIVDSDTDVEENGANPDVGYTKPRQTTQNVPKDKNIEMGTQNADVEGSQMGTQMLVVDSDTDVEENGADPDVEYPKSHRMNQNVPKTQTVEVETRNAGVQGSQKGHQMLMVDSDTDVEEDTSNPDVGCPESHRTAPRDPDVKTEAANGDVGGQRILLMESDTDVEEDASNPEAGAPKIRRATQNLPRNPDVETESPNLRAEEPQNKPWTLVVDSDTDVEENEVNPSVGCPKIQRITRKGPDVEVTNPNPDVEEPQNEPCDLEVDSDTDVEEDNLSQHRLRPKSHKTPQNTRKDPTVVMETPNPDVDGLGRGSVASSGDSDTDVEDVNALPSTGAPKTHGATREVVDTVAKVAAAPDVVPKGATRTKDDPDVKATFPTPDVGASKTQPPVLDVDSDTDVEDNCVVPDVGAVQGCRGAPGDPDVATTPPNPDVSSPTSPRGGSDTDTEEVAPTPDVRSLRTHIRTRNRPHPDVEGPTTGSDTDVEGTDPKQRKTSPKRQSLSPKSHSDPSVEGMVSNGHDSAPNPDVEASNPDVGAQQRNGETPGKDRDPAALPDVSAPKSPRLAPNLGVTGDADGGPGRGEVTPGGDVGAAGTESDTDTEEDPSLFLEPTQSFLPPAAEDATLSWDPEEPTQPFLPHEEEEEEEEEEKQPPPEPPQDPPDARVPPAEPVTVTPAQEGTGTGAAPGGEEEEEPQEVMKPQLRPYGGPSSTPPKVLFTGVVASPAMEVALKTLGGSLATNVFDCTHLVTDRVRRTVKFLCAVARGVPIVTPEWLHKSAQSGRILVPGPFLVRDSQQERHFGFSLAQALRRARRHPLLQGYEVHVTPNVRPEPEHMRDIVTCSGGTFLPTMPHTYGPRRLVISCEADAGRWAPALGARLPLASAELLLTGLLRQRLELQPFLLPPPLRDPPHCDPPQFPPDPHRPT; from the exons ATGCAGCGAAGGCGTCGCCGAGGCCTCAGCACCCTGGGGGGTACAG GGCAGGGACTGGAGCGGGGACGCCCCCTCGCCAGCGACTCGGAGGACGACGAGCCACACTGGC GCCCTCCCCTCAGAGACGCTGCGTCACCCCGAGTCGTGCCAGAGAG CGACTCGGAGGAGACAGATGTTTGCCCAGATGTTCGAGGCCCCCGAAAACGTCGCCACACCCCCGCGCCAGGCCACCGCCCGGGTATGGCCTCGCCCTGCCCGGATCTGGATGGCAGAGGACCCAAAAAGCGCTGTTTCGGCCCCCAAACAGCCCCAGATCCAGATGTGGGGAGAAAAATGGCTATTCCAGATGTTCCGCCCCCAAATCACTCTCTGAACCCCCAAAAGGTTGTGAATCCAGATGTGAAATGTTTGCAAGGCAGCAACCTGACTCTCGATGTTGAGACAGATGTCAAAGTGCCCCCAGAAACTGCTCTTTTTCACCCAAACTGCCACCGAGTTGCCCTGGAGGTGAGCAGCAATCCAGATGTGGAGGAAAGGGCCCCAAATCCAGATGTTGGGGGTGCTAACAACAAATCCCAGATGCTTGTGGTGGACAGTGACACCGAtgtggaggaggctgaggaccTTCCAGATGTTGGGCGCCCAGAAATACGTAGAACGGCCccaaacatgcaaaaaaatccAGGTGTGGAGATGGAGCCCCCAAATCCAGATGTTGGCGGTCCCGAAAATGGATGCTGGAGACTTGGGGACAGCGATACAGATGTGGAGACAGAGAAAAACTCAGCTGTTGAAGGGCCCAAAAATGAGCGTCGGGCACTGATCGTGGACAGCGATACAGATGTGGAGGAGAACGGAGCCAATCCAGATGTTGGATACACTAAACCCCGTCAAACAACCCAAAATGtaccaaaagacaaaaatatcgAGATGGGGACACAAAATGCAGATGTTGAAGGTTCACAAATGGGAACTCAGATGCTTGTGGTGGACAGTGATACAGATGTGGAGGAGAATGGAGCCGATCCAGATGTTGAGTACCCTAAAAGCCATCGAATGAACCAAAACGTACCGAAAACCCAGACTGTTGAGGTGGAGACGCGAAATGCAGGTGTTCAAGGTTCTCAAAAGGGTCATCAGATGCTCATGGTGGATAGTGATACAGATGTGGAGGAGGACACCTCCAATCCAGATGTTGGGTGCCCAGAAAGCCACAGAACAGCCCCCAGAGACCCAGATGTGAAGACAGAGGCCGCAAATGGAGATGTTGGAGGGCAACGGATTCTCCTGATGGAGAGCGATACAGATGTGGAGGAGGACGCTTCCAATCCAGAGGCTGGGGCTCCGAAAATCCGTCGAGCGACCCAAAACCTACCAAGAAACCCAGATGTGGAGACGGAGAGTCCGAATCTACGTGCTGAAGAGCCCCAAAACAAGCCTTGGACGCTTGTGGTGGACAGCGATACAGATGTGGAGGAGAATGAGGTGAATCCAAGCGTCGGGTGTCCAAAAATCCAGAGAATTACCCGCAAGGGCCCAGATGTGGAGGTGACAAACCCAAATCCAGATGTTGAAGAACCCCAAAACGAACCTTGTGACCTCGAGGTAGACAGTGACACAGATGTGGAAGAAGACAACCTCAGTCAACATCGTCTTCGtccaaaaagccacaaaacaccccaaaacacccGGAAAGACCCAACCGTAGTGATGGAGACCCCGAATCCAGATGTTGACGGCCTCGGCCGTGGCTCAGTGGCCTCCAGTGGTGACAGCGATACAGATGTGGAGGACGTCAACGCCCTTCCCAGCACTGGAGCTCCAAAAACACACGGGGCGACCCGTGAGGTCGTGGATACGGTAGCTAAGGTGGCCGCTGCTCCAGATGTTGTCCCCAAGGGGGCGACACGGACCAAAGACGATCCAGATGTGAAGGCTACGTTCCCGACTCCAGATGTTGGAGCCTCCAAAACCCAGCCCCCGGTCCTGGATGTGGACAGCGATACAGATGTCGAGGACAATTGTGTCGTTCCAGATGTTGGGGCAGTGCAAGGGTGTCGGGGGGCACCTGGTGACCCAGATGTGGCAACAACACCCCCAAATCCAGATGTTTCCTCTCCCACGAGCCCCAGGGGTGGCAGCGACACGGACACGGAGGAGGTGGCTCCCACTCCAGATGTTCGGAGCCTCCGGACCCATATCCGGACCCGAAATCGGCCCCATCCAGATGTTGAGGGTCCCACCACAGGCAGCGATACCGATGTGGAGGGGACAGacccaaaacaaaggaaaacatcccCAAAACGGCAAAGTTTATCCCCAAAATCACACAGTGACCCAAGCGTGGAAGGAATGGTCTCAAACGGCCACGATTCAGCCCCGAATCCAGATGTGGAGGCCTCGAATCCAGATGTCGGGGCCCAGCAACGCAACGGGGAGACCCCGGGGAAGGATAGGGATCCAGCTGCGCTGCCAGATGTTTCAGCCCCCAAATCCCCACGTCTGGCCCCAAATTTGGGGGTCACCGGCGACGCTGATGGTGGACCCGGGAGGGGCGAGGTCACCCCCGGAGGGGACGTGGGTGCGGCGGGGACAGAGAGCGACACCGACACCGAGG AAGACCCCAGCCTCTTTTTGGAGCCCACCCAGAGCTTCTTACCACCGGCGGCCGAGG ACGCAACCCTGAGCTGGGACCCCGAGGAACCCACCCAGCCCTTCTTACCccacgaggaggaggaggaggaagaggaggaggaaaagcagcccccccccgagcccccccaggacccccccgATGCCCGGGTCCCCCCGGCGGAGCCGGTGACGGTGACACCGGCgcaggaggggacagggacCGGAGCAGCCCCCGGCGGGGAG gaggaggaggagccaCAAGAGGTCATGAAGCCACAGCTCCGCCCCTACGGGGGACCCAGCTCCACCCCGCCAAAG GTGCTGTTCACGGGGGTGGTGGCCTCCCCAGCCATGGAGGTGGCCCTGAAGACGCTGGGGGGGTCCTTGGCCACCAACGTCTTCGACTGCACCCACCTGGTGACCGACCGCGTCCGACGCACCGTCAAGTTCCTCTGCGCGGTGGCCCGCGGCGTCCCCATCGTCACCCCCGAGTGGCTCCACAAG agCGCCCAAAGCGGCCGCATCCTGGTGCCGGGTCCCTTCCTGGTGCGTGACAGCCAGCAGGAGCGTCACTTCGGCTTCAGCCTGGCCCAGGCCCTGCGCCGCGCCCGCCGCCACCCCTTGCTCCAG GGCTACGAGGTCCACGTCACCCCCAACGTCCGCCCCGAGCCCGAGCACATGAGGGACATCGTCACCTGCAGCGGTGGCACCTTCCTGCCCACCATGCCCCACACCTACGGG cCGCGGCGGCTGGTGATCTCGTGCGAGGCGGACGCGGGGCGCTGGGCCCCGGCGCTGGGCGCCCGCCTGCCCCTGGCCTCGGCCGAGCTGCTGCTGACGGGGCTCCTGCGGCAGCGCCTGGAGCTccagcccttcctcctccccccccccctccgaGACCCCCCCCACTGCGACCCCCCCCAATTCCCACCCGACCCCCACCGCCCCACCTAG
- the LOC142051172 gene encoding uncharacterized protein LOC142051172 isoform X1, translated as MQRRRRRGLSTLGGTGQGLERGRPLASDSEDDEPHWRPPLRDAASPRVVPESDSEETDVCPDVRGPRKRRHTPAPGHRPGMASPCPDLDGRGPKKRCFGPQTAPDPDVGRKMAIPDVPPPNHSLNPQKVVNPDVKCLQGSNLTLDVETDVKVPPETALFHPNCHRVALEVSSNPDVEERAPNPDVGGANNKSQMLVVDSDTDVEEAEDLPDVGRPEIRRTAPNMQKNPGVEMEPPNPDVGGPENGCWRLGDSDTDVETEKNSAVEGPKNERRALIVDSDTDVEENGANPDVGYTKPRQTTQNVPKDKNIEMGTQNADVEGSQMGTQMLVVDSDTDVEENGADPDVEYPKSHRMNQNVPKTQTVEVETRNAGVQGSQKGHQMLMVDSDTDVEEDTSNPDVGCPESHRTAPRDPDVKTEAANGDVGGQRILLMESDTDVEEDASNPEAGAPKIRRATQNLPRNPDVETESPNLRAEEPQNKPWTLVVDSDTDVEENEVNPSVGCPKIQRITRKGPDVEVTNPNPDVEEPQNEPCDLEVDSDTDVEEDNLSQHRLRPKSHKTPQNTRKDPTVVMETPNPDVDGLGRGSVASSGDSDTDVEDVNALPSTGAPKTHGATREVVDTVAKVAAAPDVVPKGATRTKDDPDVKATFPTPDVGASKTQPPVLDVDSDTDVEDNCVVPDVGAVQGCRGAPGDPDVATTPPNPDVSSPTSPRGGSDTDTEEVAPTPDVRSLRTHIRTRNRPHPDVEGPTTGSDTDVEGTDPKQRKTSPKRQSLSPKSHSDPSVEGMVSNGHDSAPNPDVEASNPDVGAQQRNGETPGKDRDPAALPDVSAPKSPRLAPNLGVTGDADGGPGRGEVTPGGDVGAAGTESDTDTEEDPSLFLEPTQSFLPPAAEDATLSWDPEEPTQPFLPHEEEEEEEEEEKQPPPEPPQDPPDARVPPAEPVTVTPAQEGTGTGAAPGGEVGEGPRRSQRLARSRGGGATGGVAPPVSAPVRRSPRLQARPPPSEPPVVRGQGQVGPRPPPKPRPSRAGPAPSKRQAQEEEEPQEVMKPQLRPYGGPSSTPPKVLFTGVVASPAMEVALKTLGGSLATNVFDCTHLVTDRVRRTVKFLCAVARGVPIVTPEWLHKSAQSGRILVPGPFLVRDSQQERHFGFSLAQALRRARRHPLLQGYEVHVTPNVRPEPEHMRDIVTCSGGTFLPTMPHTYGPRRLVISCEADAGRWAPALGARLPLASAELLLTGLLRQRLELQPFLLPPPLRDPPHCDPPQFPPDPHRPT; from the exons ATGCAGCGAAGGCGTCGCCGAGGCCTCAGCACCCTGGGGGGTACAG GGCAGGGACTGGAGCGGGGACGCCCCCTCGCCAGCGACTCGGAGGACGACGAGCCACACTGGC GCCCTCCCCTCAGAGACGCTGCGTCACCCCGAGTCGTGCCAGAGAG CGACTCGGAGGAGACAGATGTTTGCCCAGATGTTCGAGGCCCCCGAAAACGTCGCCACACCCCCGCGCCAGGCCACCGCCCGGGTATGGCCTCGCCCTGCCCGGATCTGGATGGCAGAGGACCCAAAAAGCGCTGTTTCGGCCCCCAAACAGCCCCAGATCCAGATGTGGGGAGAAAAATGGCTATTCCAGATGTTCCGCCCCCAAATCACTCTCTGAACCCCCAAAAGGTTGTGAATCCAGATGTGAAATGTTTGCAAGGCAGCAACCTGACTCTCGATGTTGAGACAGATGTCAAAGTGCCCCCAGAAACTGCTCTTTTTCACCCAAACTGCCACCGAGTTGCCCTGGAGGTGAGCAGCAATCCAGATGTGGAGGAAAGGGCCCCAAATCCAGATGTTGGGGGTGCTAACAACAAATCCCAGATGCTTGTGGTGGACAGTGACACCGAtgtggaggaggctgaggaccTTCCAGATGTTGGGCGCCCAGAAATACGTAGAACGGCCccaaacatgcaaaaaaatccAGGTGTGGAGATGGAGCCCCCAAATCCAGATGTTGGCGGTCCCGAAAATGGATGCTGGAGACTTGGGGACAGCGATACAGATGTGGAGACAGAGAAAAACTCAGCTGTTGAAGGGCCCAAAAATGAGCGTCGGGCACTGATCGTGGACAGCGATACAGATGTGGAGGAGAACGGAGCCAATCCAGATGTTGGATACACTAAACCCCGTCAAACAACCCAAAATGtaccaaaagacaaaaatatcgAGATGGGGACACAAAATGCAGATGTTGAAGGTTCACAAATGGGAACTCAGATGCTTGTGGTGGACAGTGATACAGATGTGGAGGAGAATGGAGCCGATCCAGATGTTGAGTACCCTAAAAGCCATCGAATGAACCAAAACGTACCGAAAACCCAGACTGTTGAGGTGGAGACGCGAAATGCAGGTGTTCAAGGTTCTCAAAAGGGTCATCAGATGCTCATGGTGGATAGTGATACAGATGTGGAGGAGGACACCTCCAATCCAGATGTTGGGTGCCCAGAAAGCCACAGAACAGCCCCCAGAGACCCAGATGTGAAGACAGAGGCCGCAAATGGAGATGTTGGAGGGCAACGGATTCTCCTGATGGAGAGCGATACAGATGTGGAGGAGGACGCTTCCAATCCAGAGGCTGGGGCTCCGAAAATCCGTCGAGCGACCCAAAACCTACCAAGAAACCCAGATGTGGAGACGGAGAGTCCGAATCTACGTGCTGAAGAGCCCCAAAACAAGCCTTGGACGCTTGTGGTGGACAGCGATACAGATGTGGAGGAGAATGAGGTGAATCCAAGCGTCGGGTGTCCAAAAATCCAGAGAATTACCCGCAAGGGCCCAGATGTGGAGGTGACAAACCCAAATCCAGATGTTGAAGAACCCCAAAACGAACCTTGTGACCTCGAGGTAGACAGTGACACAGATGTGGAAGAAGACAACCTCAGTCAACATCGTCTTCGtccaaaaagccacaaaacaccccaaaacacccGGAAAGACCCAACCGTAGTGATGGAGACCCCGAATCCAGATGTTGACGGCCTCGGCCGTGGCTCAGTGGCCTCCAGTGGTGACAGCGATACAGATGTGGAGGACGTCAACGCCCTTCCCAGCACTGGAGCTCCAAAAACACACGGGGCGACCCGTGAGGTCGTGGATACGGTAGCTAAGGTGGCCGCTGCTCCAGATGTTGTCCCCAAGGGGGCGACACGGACCAAAGACGATCCAGATGTGAAGGCTACGTTCCCGACTCCAGATGTTGGAGCCTCCAAAACCCAGCCCCCGGTCCTGGATGTGGACAGCGATACAGATGTCGAGGACAATTGTGTCGTTCCAGATGTTGGGGCAGTGCAAGGGTGTCGGGGGGCACCTGGTGACCCAGATGTGGCAACAACACCCCCAAATCCAGATGTTTCCTCTCCCACGAGCCCCAGGGGTGGCAGCGACACGGACACGGAGGAGGTGGCTCCCACTCCAGATGTTCGGAGCCTCCGGACCCATATCCGGACCCGAAATCGGCCCCATCCAGATGTTGAGGGTCCCACCACAGGCAGCGATACCGATGTGGAGGGGACAGacccaaaacaaaggaaaacatcccCAAAACGGCAAAGTTTATCCCCAAAATCACACAGTGACCCAAGCGTGGAAGGAATGGTCTCAAACGGCCACGATTCAGCCCCGAATCCAGATGTGGAGGCCTCGAATCCAGATGTCGGGGCCCAGCAACGCAACGGGGAGACCCCGGGGAAGGATAGGGATCCAGCTGCGCTGCCAGATGTTTCAGCCCCCAAATCCCCACGTCTGGCCCCAAATTTGGGGGTCACCGGCGACGCTGATGGTGGACCCGGGAGGGGCGAGGTCACCCCCGGAGGGGACGTGGGTGCGGCGGGGACAGAGAGCGACACCGACACCGAGG AAGACCCCAGCCTCTTTTTGGAGCCCACCCAGAGCTTCTTACCACCGGCGGCCGAGG ACGCAACCCTGAGCTGGGACCCCGAGGAACCCACCCAGCCCTTCTTACCccacgaggaggaggaggaggaagaggaggaggaaaagcagcccccccccgagcccccccaggacccccccgATGCCCGGGTCCCCCCGGCGGAGCCGGTGACGGTGACACCGGCgcaggaggggacagggacCGGAGCAGCCCCCGGCGGGGAG GTAGGGGAGGGGCCTCGCCGCAGCCAGCGCCTGGCCAGGAGCCGAGGGGGCGGAGCCACAGGGGGCGTGGCCCCTCCTGTCTCCGCCCCTGTGCGGCGCAGCCCACGCCTCCAGGCCCGCCCCCCTCCATCAGAGCCGCCAGTCGTgagggggcaggggcaggtggGGCCCCGCCCACCACCCAAACCCCGCCCCTCACGGGCGGGTCCCGCCCCCTCTAAGAGGCAAGCTCAG gaggaggaggagccaCAAGAGGTCATGAAGCCACAGCTCCGCCCCTACGGGGGACCCAGCTCCACCCCGCCAAAG GTGCTGTTCACGGGGGTGGTGGCCTCCCCAGCCATGGAGGTGGCCCTGAAGACGCTGGGGGGGTCCTTGGCCACCAACGTCTTCGACTGCACCCACCTGGTGACCGACCGCGTCCGACGCACCGTCAAGTTCCTCTGCGCGGTGGCCCGCGGCGTCCCCATCGTCACCCCCGAGTGGCTCCACAAG agCGCCCAAAGCGGCCGCATCCTGGTGCCGGGTCCCTTCCTGGTGCGTGACAGCCAGCAGGAGCGTCACTTCGGCTTCAGCCTGGCCCAGGCCCTGCGCCGCGCCCGCCGCCACCCCTTGCTCCAG GGCTACGAGGTCCACGTCACCCCCAACGTCCGCCCCGAGCCCGAGCACATGAGGGACATCGTCACCTGCAGCGGTGGCACCTTCCTGCCCACCATGCCCCACACCTACGGG cCGCGGCGGCTGGTGATCTCGTGCGAGGCGGACGCGGGGCGCTGGGCCCCGGCGCTGGGCGCCCGCCTGCCCCTGGCCTCGGCCGAGCTGCTGCTGACGGGGCTCCTGCGGCAGCGCCTGGAGCTccagcccttcctcctccccccccccctccgaGACCCCCCCCACTGCGACCCCCCCCAATTCCCACCCGACCCCCACCGCCCCACCTAG
- the LOC142051174 gene encoding uncharacterized protein LOC142051174, whose amino-acid sequence MGHRHGEATRLRHALAAAGTTRAAIGTTVGTTPEPAVPRATTGDAWANVAAVVREWRKAVASARSTWDGVTQDATCLRDACGAVATAGATAGTTAGHLAAAVAREDRARRQLLLFTQELPVATDVATAVSEVAAHGNRVAEACAGLCAATEATERTAVAMVGTAVAAERRRRAAAAGETLERLVAACHGVTRFYCHLQHLLKAIEASVAVTAAGCGGPEGGRGGPQAPGVAREAPGVAREAPGVPEDLMPAVAAAEMLWDASAHLAQGHLLKTLGMARGLLVTSGVPDATAAATVAQNCRDATAALPGLLRRGRR is encoded by the coding sequence ATGGGCCACCGTCACGGCGAGGCCACCCGCCTCCGTCACGCCCTGGCCGCTGCTGGGACCACCAGGGCCGCCATCGGGACCACCGTCGGGACCACCCCCGAGCCCGCTGTCCCCAGGGCCACCACGGGGGACGCCTGGGCTAACGTGGCAGCCGTCGTCCGTGAGTGGCGGAAGGCGGTGGCCTCGGCGAGGAGCACCTGGGACGGGGTGACACAGGATGCCACATGCCTGAGGGACGCATGTGGGGCTGTGGCCACCGCCGGGGCCACCGCCGGGACCACCGCGGGCCACCTGGCAGCGGCGGTGGCCCGGGAGGATAGGGCACGCCGGCAGCTGCTGTTGTTCACCCAGGAACTACCGGTGGCCACAGACGTGGCCACGGCGGTCTCGGAGGTGGCAGCCCACGGGAATCGGGTGGCCGAGGCCTGCGCGGGGTTGTGCGCGGCCACCGAGGCCACCGAGAGGACGGCGGTGGCAATGGTGGGGACGGCGGTGGCTGCGGAGCGGAGAcggcgagcggcggcggccggtGAAACCCTGGAACGCTTGGTGGCCGCCTGTCACGGCGTCACCCGCTTCTACTGTCACCTCCAGCACCTCCTCAAGGCCATCGAGGCCAGCGTGGCCGTTACGGCTGCTGGATGTGGTGGCCCTGAGGGGGGACGCGGTGGCCCTCAGGCTCCTGGGGTGGCCCGGGAGGCTCCTGGGGTGGCCCGGGAGGCTCCTGGGGTCCCCGAGGACCTGATGCCAGCGGTGGCGGCGGCCGAGATGCTGTGGGACGCCAGCGCCCACCTGGCCCAAGGTCACCTCCTGAAGACACTGGGGATGGCCCGGGGACTGCTGGTCACCTCCGGTGTCCCCGATGCCACCGCGGCCGCCACCGTGGCCCAGAACTGCCGGGATGCCACCGCCGCGCTGCCGGGGCTGCTGCGGCGGGGACGGCGGTAG